AATTTTTCAGCATGGACTTGATAATAAATATCATGAGTGTAGGCCAAATCACCGGTTAGTTCTATTTTGATTGCTTCCAATCTTTTTGCTTGTCCTTCAGTACCACTCATTTGTCCATCAGATTTAAAATCTTGCCAACCAATCGATTGAATATGTGTTTGATAGGCGATTCCTCCATTAGAAGTGTTCGGTATATTTATTTCAATTGCTTCTAGACGTAAAGCTTGATTACTTGTCCCACTTGTCTCACTATTTGTAACAAAGTTTTGCCAACCTTGTTTCTCCACGTGTGTCCGATATTGCACAGTTACATTCTCATTTGCCAGAGCGACGGAACTATTTAAAAAGAAGAAACTAAAAATAATTCCTAATAAAGAAATATTTTTAATTATTTTTTTCATTTTGATAAATTCCCTCCTTAAGATGATTCTATAATAGCATATACCTTTAAACATTGAATGTATTTTCACAATGTTAGACAGTAGGGTTTCATTTGACTATTCTTTCTTAGTATAATCAAAAATTTTTACATATAACTCATTTTTTGATTTATTTATGAATATATATTGTAAGCTATCAGTCAATCGTGTCATAATCACGTCTTAATCATATCTAGTCTTTTTTGAAAAAGATTTCATTTATTTAGATAATTAATTGGAAATTTTGAATAAATAAAGGCAAACTCAAAATGAGTTTGCCTTTATTTATTTTTCTTTTACATAAGCATTTTTTGTATCACCCGGAGCAGAAGCTCCTTTTTCAACAATTTTGATTTCTATTCCTTCTAGTCTGTATGCTAATCCAGAAGTACCAGCATGCTCTCCGTTTTTAGCCCATCCAAGCCATCCATATTTTTGTGAGTGCACTCGGTAGTAGATATCATATTTTTTTGCTAGTTCTCCAGTTAGTTTAATATCAATCGCTTCTAAACGTTTTGCTTCTCCACTAGTTCCACTCACTTGATTATTCGATTTCCAATCTTGCCATCCATAAGATTGAACATGGGTACGATAAGTTATATCACCAGAAACTTCTGGTTTTGTGATATTAATTTTAATTCCTTCTAAACGTTTCGCTTTACCTTCCGTACCTGACATCTTCCCGTCACTTACTATTTTTTGCCATCCATAAGATTGAACGTGTGTTGAATAGTTAACTTTCATTGGTTCTATGTATTCTTTAAAAGAGTTATTTGTAGAACCAGGTGCTGGATCTCCTTTTGGAAGAACCATAATTTGAATTCCTTCTAAACGGTAGCCAAATCCCGCAGTTCCTGCGGATTCACCATTTTTAGCCCAGTCTAACCAACCAAACTTCTGGGCATGAACTCTATAATAAATGTCATAGTTCTTCTCTAATACTCCAGTTAATTTTAGTTTAATAGCTTCAAGTCGTTTCGCTTGTCCTTCCGTTCCACTAGTTTCTCCATTACTTACCCAATCTTGCCATCCATAAGTTTGTACATGAGTTTGATAGGTAACTCCACTTTCAGATCCATTGACATAAGGAAGAGATATTTGAATTCCTTCAAGTCTTAATGCTTGCCCTTCCGTTCCACTTACTTGTCCGTCCATAGAAAAATAAGATTCCCATCCTCTTTTTTGTATATGCGTTCTATATCCCACGTTTATATCAGTGATATAAACATTGACTTCAATACTTTCACTTAAATTACTATCTTTGACGGCAGCTGTAATTACCGTGTCTCCTCTTTTTAATGCTTTTATATTTCCTTTTGAATCTACTGTAGCAATTTTAGGATTTGATGAAGTCCATATTATTTCTTTTTCAGTCGCATTTTCTGGGTAAACAGTTGCGGTAACTTTTTCTTCAGTTCCTTTGTTTAATGTCAAATAACCAGAATGAGATAGATATAGTTGCTCCGCTTTAATAGGTAACACTTTGACAACAATCTCTTTACTTATATCAGTCTCCTTTACAGTAGCTATAATCTTAGCAGTTCCTTCATTTACCGCAGTAATTTTACCATTGATATCTACAGTAGCTACTTTAGAATCTGAAGATTTCCAAAGAATTTCTTTATCAGTACTAGTGGCAGGTAATATTGTTGCTTTAATAATTTTTTCTTCTTTTATCTTTAAATCTACTAAGTCAGAAGTAGACAACGATATAGATTCAGCTTTAACAGGAAGAACTGTTACTATTACGTCAAAAGGAATATAGTCTTCTTCTGGAACTGTTGAAAATGAATAGTAATTTTTTGCAATCTCATATTTCAAAGTGTAATTGCCAGGCGTTTTTATATCCAATCCTGATTTATCTACTCTATAAACATAAGGTGATTTTATATTTTGAAAAGGTACTTTATAGTCAAATGTCTGATTACCTAATATAGTATGTTCTTTTATTAGTTCTACTGGAAGAATTTGATTCTTAATATTTATTTTAAAATCTATACTATAATTTATTTTCCCAAGTGATCT
The Jeotgalibaca sp. MA1X17-3 genome window above contains:
- a CDS encoding Ig-like domain-containing protein: MNNIVKKLTILGVCSCFLFLNDNHVFAEEITETPIEELTEKSVESSTEILTEESIEESTQLLNENTSEEPTDTTFKEKLVEQFKLSELFPDPSFARLITEQLQQLGIPINNSDAYVTKEDLLQINIIDEKFNNNYSNLSSIEGIQFLKNLTAFEVSRSTISDISHITNLQKLKRLWISYSNITDISPLITFFEMNDTTNKTIVLNSNNISDFSPLSQIYDSAKNNEISYFKLDDQKVAINVPHPLKEVPFSFELSGILLHDGSKISYGGLETNTANGYFEDGKFTITKLDSYQNTIAPQIKRSLGKINYSIDFKINIKNQILPVELIKEHTILGNQTFDYKVPFQNIKSPYVYRVDKSGLDIKTPGNYTLKYEIAKNYYSFSTVPEEDYIPFDVIVTVLPVKAESISLSTSDLVDLKIKEEKIIKATILPATSTDKEILWKSSDSKVATVDINGKITAVNEGTAKIIATVKETDISKEIVVKVLPIKAEQLYLSHSGYLTLNKGTEEKVTATVYPENATEKEIIWTSSNPKIATVDSKGNIKALKRGDTVITAAVKDSNLSESIEVNVYITDINVGYRTHIQKRGWESYFSMDGQVSGTEGQALRLEGIQISLPYVNGSESGVTYQTHVQTYGWQDWVSNGETSGTEGQAKRLEAIKLKLTGVLEKNYDIYYRVHAQKFGWLDWAKNGESAGTAGFGYRLEGIQIMVLPKGDPAPGSTNNSFKEYIEPMKVNYSTHVQSYGWQKIVSDGKMSGTEGKAKRLEGIKINITKPEVSGDITYRTHVQSYGWQDWKSNNQVSGTSGEAKRLEAIDIKLTGELAKKYDIYYRVHSQKYGWLGWAKNGEHAGTSGLAYRLEGIEIKIVEKGASAPGDTKNAYVKEK